Proteins encoded together in one Thalassotalea crassostreae window:
- a CDS encoding patatin-like phospholipase family protein, whose amino-acid sequence MTEKKSYKGCKTALLLTGGGASAAYQLGVLKAIAKFLPRNHGIPFPIISGTSAGAINATTIACYASCFHLGIRKLEYIYNHMHTDQIYHSNGKKVFGHILKGLFGSFQAGYAPKKPMSLLNNEPLRQLLNRVVDFKRIDANIANGYLSSIAITASSYTSGDSISFYQADKSIEPWQRAKRRGIQTQLNSEHLMASSAIPLIFPSVKIKHEHYGDGSVSQLSPLSPPIHLGAEKIFIVGLAQPQQQIHHAVDFQQPPTAATITGHLMDTVFTESLNSDLERMHRINKTIGMIDKEKYGDSTHLKNVNSYMLNPSKNFHVIASEHFDELKWSLRFILRMMGVQKDTETTLTSYILFEQNYCKKLIQMGMEDALEQETQIREFLNL is encoded by the coding sequence ATGACCGAGAAAAAAAGTTATAAAGGCTGTAAAACAGCGTTACTTCTCACCGGTGGTGGCGCAAGTGCAGCGTATCAATTAGGTGTATTAAAAGCGATTGCTAAGTTTTTACCTCGTAACCACGGTATCCCTTTTCCGATCATCAGCGGTACATCAGCCGGCGCGATAAATGCAACCACGATTGCCTGCTATGCTTCTTGTTTTCATTTAGGCATACGCAAGCTCGAGTACATTTACAATCATATGCATACCGATCAAATTTACCATAGCAATGGTAAAAAGGTCTTTGGTCATATTCTTAAAGGTTTGTTTGGTAGCTTTCAAGCTGGTTATGCACCGAAAAAACCAATGAGTTTATTAAACAATGAACCACTTCGACAACTTCTAAATCGAGTTGTAGATTTCAAGCGTATAGATGCCAATATTGCCAATGGCTATTTGTCGTCTATTGCAATTACCGCATCAAGTTATACTTCAGGTGATTCGATTAGCTTTTATCAGGCTGATAAATCAATTGAGCCATGGCAACGTGCTAAGCGCCGTGGGATTCAAACTCAGCTTAATTCAGAGCATTTAATGGCATCAAGCGCGATCCCATTAATTTTTCCATCGGTAAAAATAAAGCACGAACATTATGGTGATGGCTCAGTAAGTCAATTATCACCATTAAGCCCACCAATTCATTTAGGTGCAGAAAAAATATTCATCGTCGGTTTAGCACAACCACAACAGCAAATACATCACGCTGTAGACTTTCAGCAACCACCAACGGCAGCAACTATTACTGGTCATCTGATGGATACCGTTTTTACAGAATCCTTAAATTCTGACTTAGAACGTATGCACCGAATCAATAAAACCATCGGAATGATTGATAAGGAAAAATACGGAGACTCTACTCATTTGAAAAATGTTAATAGTTATATGCTTAACCCTAGTAAGAATTTTCATGTTATCGCCAGTGAACATTTCGATGAATTAAAATGGTCGTTACGATTTATTTTGAGAATGATGGGAGTGCAAAAAGATACTGAAACGACTCTAACCTCTTATATTTTATTTGAGCAAAACTATTGTAAAAAACTTATTCAAATGGGAATGGAAGATGCATTAGAGCAAGAAACTCAAATCCGTGAGTTCCTTAATCTATAG
- a CDS encoding hydroxymethylglutaryl-CoA lyase, whose translation MTVNMALPSSVKIVEVGARDGLQNEKTLIDATDKIELIEQLADAGVSYVESGSFVSPKWVPQMATSTDVFNGIKRKDGVTYAALTPNLKGFEAAVAAGCDEVAIFGAASESFSQKNINCSIEESLARFAPVVTAAKAKGIAVRGYVSCVVGCPYEGDIAPEQVAKVAKTLLDMGCYEISLGDTIGVGTVKSVTEMLTEVLQQVPVDKLAVHFHDTYGQALTNIYAALNMGVSVVDSAVSGLGGCPYAKGASGNVATEDVVYMLNGLGIEHGIDLDKLLQAGWFISDKLGKAPTSKVSNAYRAKAT comes from the coding sequence ATGACAGTAAATATGGCCTTGCCTAGTTCAGTTAAAATTGTTGAAGTGGGTGCTCGTGATGGTTTACAGAACGAAAAAACACTGATTGATGCAACGGATAAAATCGAGCTCATCGAACAACTTGCTGACGCCGGTGTTAGCTATGTTGAAAGTGGCAGTTTTGTTTCACCCAAATGGGTTCCGCAAATGGCAACATCGACGGACGTATTTAACGGCATCAAACGCAAAGATGGTGTTACTTATGCTGCTTTAACGCCAAATTTAAAAGGCTTTGAAGCTGCAGTAGCCGCAGGTTGTGATGAAGTTGCTATTTTCGGTGCAGCCAGCGAAAGCTTTTCACAAAAAAACATTAACTGCTCAATTGAAGAGTCTTTAGCGAGATTTGCACCTGTTGTTACTGCTGCAAAAGCTAAAGGTATTGCGGTAAGAGGTTATGTATCGTGCGTTGTTGGTTGTCCTTATGAAGGCGATATCGCCCCTGAGCAAGTTGCCAAAGTAGCAAAGACATTGCTTGATATGGGGTGTTACGAAATTTCTCTAGGAGATACTATTGGTGTTGGTACGGTTAAGTCTGTAACCGAAATGCTTACAGAGGTGCTACAGCAAGTGCCGGTCGACAAGTTAGCGGTACATTTTCATGATACCTATGGGCAAGCATTAACTAATATTTACGCGGCTTTGAATATGGGTGTAAGTGTTGTTGATAGCGCAGTATCTGGTTTGGGCGGTTGTCCTTATGCCAAAGGTGCATCTGGAAATGTCGCAACCGAAGATGTGGTTTATATGCTAAATGGATTAGGCATTGAACACGGTATTGACCTTGATAAACTGCTGCAAGCAGGCTGGTTTATTTCCGATAAGCTTGGCAAAGCACCGACGTCGAAAGTGTCTAATGCCTACAGAGCAAAAGCTACATAA
- a CDS encoding winged helix-turn-helix domain-containing protein, which translates to MTEKQINKSISEGSTTINAVDNFAVAKKMHAGFCLGQTIVEPNLGVVIRDSERYHLPPKAMEILVLLASKDCNVVSRDEILEFGWGDANASGSNVTHIISEIRHALDDHIECPIYIQTIPRKGYRMMLPTIEKTESGIFSLGSNTSSENLTSSIWHISMAIFKSSRLLKPSAAYIVISWVLLQVFALVSPIFHAPEWAVKIATLLVIIGFPIFFGFHWLQELKIRRRIILSKENKKKY; encoded by the coding sequence GTGACGGAAAAACAAATCAACAAAAGCATATCTGAGGGATCAACCACAATAAATGCCGTTGATAACTTTGCTGTGGCAAAAAAAATGCACGCAGGCTTTTGCCTTGGTCAAACTATTGTGGAGCCGAACTTAGGAGTCGTAATTAGGGATTCAGAACGCTATCACCTACCACCTAAAGCCATGGAAATTTTAGTATTGCTTGCATCCAAAGATTGTAACGTTGTATCACGTGATGAAATCTTAGAGTTTGGTTGGGGCGACGCCAATGCATCGGGCTCCAATGTTACTCATATTATCAGTGAAATACGCCACGCTTTAGACGATCATATTGAATGCCCTATTTATATTCAAACGATACCTAGAAAGGGTTATCGAATGATGTTACCGACCATAGAAAAAACAGAGAGCGGCATATTCAGCTTAGGTTCTAATACCAGTTCAGAAAATCTTACAAGCAGTATATGGCACATCTCAATGGCTATATTTAAAAGTAGCCGATTGCTTAAACCTAGCGCCGCCTACATAGTAATTTCTTGGGTGTTATTGCAAGTCTTTGCCCTAGTATCTCCTATTTTTCATGCCCCTGAATGGGCGGTAAAAATTGCCACTCTTTTGGTAATCATTGGATTCCCTATATTCTTTGGCTTCCATTGGTTACAAGAGCTAAAAATAAGGCGCAGGATTATACTATCTAAAGAAAACAAGAAGAAATACTAA
- a CDS encoding monovalent cation:proton antiporter family protein encodes MGHFFEILAILVASVVIVWLFRRLNLPAILAYLVAGTIVGEHVLGITGASIDYEHFAELGIVFLLFTLGLEFSLPKLMAMRHLVMGVGSKQVLITAVVFLLISLFVGLEIETAFVIGGILALSSTAIVIRQLNESGSIKRKSGQISVAVLLFQDIAVVPFLIVIPFLSDSGDSSMLMALLFALLKGVFVVALLLSAGKWLLPRLFNQVAQVRTDELFVLTTLLVTLFAAALTQFFGLSMALGAFLAGMMLGESQYKYQLEADIRPFRDILLGLFFVTVGMKLNPILLFTEPVKIALIVIGFMGIKILIIRYLAVKAGESKKDSWASAFMLAQMGEFGFVLISLSATVGVLSSELTSLLLGCGIISMAITPYMIKNARKWSVKIAYDGKNDDVGEEQKVNASKLNNHVVICGFGRVGQTVSRFLKEEKIDFVSIDIDPIRVSEAREAGETVLFGSARQIEVLNAANLQQAKLVVISYGAAEQSLDVVQKVRSISKSVQILVRTRNDDALVSLKDAGANEVVPESLEGSLMLVSQVLNLSGIPFSRIVRRVQAERKSHYHRLHGFYPGVDTNMSAESIERLEFVHPTLLPDDAWANGKTISELGLTAKRVEIIAVRRDNDEFSEPADDFLLKAQDTIVLQGKPRRVERVERFLQEGP; translated from the coding sequence GTGGGCCATTTTTTTGAAATTCTAGCAATACTTGTCGCATCAGTTGTCATCGTTTGGTTATTTCGTCGTTTAAATTTGCCTGCGATTCTTGCATACCTTGTCGCGGGTACTATTGTCGGTGAACATGTTTTAGGTATTACTGGTGCATCGATTGATTATGAACACTTTGCTGAGTTAGGCATTGTATTTCTACTGTTTACTCTAGGGTTAGAATTTTCACTTCCTAAGCTTATGGCAATGCGTCATTTAGTAATGGGCGTAGGCTCTAAGCAGGTGTTAATAACTGCCGTAGTATTCTTACTTATTTCACTATTCGTCGGCCTAGAAATCGAAACTGCTTTTGTTATTGGCGGCATATTAGCGCTTTCAAGCACCGCAATTGTTATTCGTCAGCTCAACGAGTCGGGGTCAATAAAGCGAAAATCAGGACAGATATCAGTTGCGGTATTGCTTTTTCAAGATATTGCCGTTGTACCATTTCTTATCGTTATCCCATTTTTAAGTGATAGCGGTGATAGCTCGATGCTAATGGCGCTGTTATTTGCCTTGTTAAAAGGTGTGTTTGTCGTCGCCTTGTTGTTGTCAGCAGGTAAGTGGTTATTGCCTCGATTATTTAACCAAGTGGCTCAAGTTAGAACTGATGAGCTATTTGTATTAACGACTTTGTTAGTTACCTTATTTGCAGCGGCATTGACTCAGTTTTTTGGTTTGTCGATGGCTCTTGGCGCTTTCCTAGCCGGCATGATGTTAGGTGAAAGCCAATACAAGTATCAGTTAGAAGCTGATATTAGGCCGTTTAGGGATATTCTTCTTGGTCTGTTTTTTGTTACCGTTGGTATGAAGCTTAACCCTATTTTATTATTCACTGAGCCAGTTAAAATCGCATTGATTGTGATTGGCTTTATGGGCATTAAAATATTAATTATTCGTTATTTAGCGGTCAAAGCAGGAGAGTCGAAAAAAGATTCTTGGGCAAGTGCATTTATGTTAGCACAAATGGGGGAGTTTGGTTTCGTACTGATTTCTTTGTCGGCGACTGTCGGTGTTTTGTCGAGCGAACTAACATCTTTGTTACTAGGTTGCGGTATCATTTCGATGGCGATAACACCATATATGATAAAAAATGCGCGCAAATGGTCGGTTAAAATTGCCTATGATGGTAAGAATGATGACGTTGGCGAAGAACAAAAAGTTAATGCTAGTAAGTTAAATAATCACGTTGTTATTTGTGGTTTTGGTCGAGTTGGACAAACAGTAAGTCGATTTTTAAAAGAGGAAAAAATTGATTTTGTATCAATTGATATCGATCCGATCCGTGTCAGTGAAGCAAGAGAAGCTGGCGAAACGGTATTGTTTGGTTCGGCACGTCAGATAGAGGTTCTTAATGCGGCTAATCTTCAACAAGCCAAGCTTGTGGTTATTTCCTACGGAGCGGCTGAGCAATCACTAGACGTTGTGCAAAAAGTTCGTTCAATCTCTAAATCAGTACAAATTTTAGTAAGAACTCGTAATGATGACGCCCTTGTTTCTCTAAAAGATGCTGGCGCCAATGAAGTCGTTCCTGAATCGCTAGAAGGCAGTTTAATGCTGGTTTCACAAGTCTTAAACTTATCAGGTATTCCATTTTCTCGCATTGTTCGACGAGTACAAGCAGAGCGTAAAAGTCATTACCACAGATTGCATGGCTTCTACCCTGGGGTTGATACCAACATGAGTGCTGAATCGATTGAAAGACTTGAGTTTGTTCATCCTACGTTGTTACCAGATGATGCTTGGGCTAATGGCAAAACAATCAGTGAGCTAGGGTTAACAGCTAAACGTGTCGAGATCATTGCGGTAAGAAGAGATAACGATGAGTTTAGTGAACCTGCTGATGACTTTCTTTTAAAGGCGCAAGATACCATCGTGCTGCAGGGTAAGCCTAGGCGTGTTGAACGTGTAGAAAGGTTTTTGCAAGAAGGACCGTAA